From a single Oscarella lobularis chromosome 20, ooOscLobu1.1, whole genome shotgun sequence genomic region:
- the LOC136199117 gene encoding kinesin-like protein KIF26A isoform X1, with protein MIADRFWFRVPFSAASASRNVVHPSQTSSEKFRTIVMETSPPPPPPPPPPPSPPPPSRVRRVPPNMPSACVTRATKYLEEKQRVRHIKAKSRAVKYGYHQRSLIPIDAPPLSPPSQPPQPPQPSQPLQQNATVDSYGIPTTSAVDTSRRKAHEEGIYTLPLGTNFVNALKVAPPSAPPALVKFNRRHRGVGKVRVLLRLAKNNTESAQFLDVNDRKKQITISDPTAPILTQFRRKHVRSVAPKTFAFDSIMTSDATQTDMCNASLVEVIHSVLSGTDGCIACYGQARLGKSSIMVGFDDCPDRLGIVPTSISWLFKLIEHQRQKTKCHFAVSVSALEVNSLIDQVQDLLLDHRVGPPVSWNGVDSGPGGLENLNQTLLNVISPEGAAYYLDCALHASRQIKGIDSDDEQRKILAKFSHFCFTVHLRQKVKESSGRAVVLSSRLYLIDLASCEKPPGLSAQIFPKMKDGTSVTSLLSLGNILMAVANGEKRLTHKESKLTQLLQESLGNPSCRTNIIVHVSSLPQHYQDTLAVVQLSSRIHKMRKRRSRFSGTSSSGGESSSEESHRRRYRWRPLGGRRHRNLSTGTNSSSDGNGNGKIAGPPPSRDVISPDESDYLRTRPLLSDIPDSSWTSDSDKEKEQNLVAKATGDETVETGDTAIYVGGGKETEGEGPPGDDDDDDDDDAHRAEAYVQDGPSVEKKGNDDEDDVFLSPRHERELTAYIEKLLKESPSVPPPFPSMRSHTTSLRLPTATATANRPRTTSERFQDSANGGGGAESRPPSVALQSWRPLQASSSDFLTPGGGGGGGGGVGRLTSLLGRLLALDTGGGFAPITLSPADSAAMVVAAAAATSGGGNGNSDILPMRTSSFKHCKSEVGTASSAVAPPRLLAAALKRVKPTFGPYTFDNLSPETLDERYGEHGSPMRSVGKSFPPPLPRVESSAPPPPPQSAPPPPPRSPVKKRPPPPPQEPPPPPPARRRSATMTQLERPRSLVQQRSMPAALGKERGSGRGSSWVKSRASSVCESTAESDHTWRSSTQLLRKSPRGRVKGKRNRRRPASEVIRVSNGGGEEVEDAEKEIGVDALGVKNKKLKKKKGSWPARLLRKIFKRKSSGSKGVSNPAHNIDEDPFAESLAVREARLHPIKPKPRSSKNSLTLV; from the exons ATGATAGCAGATAGGTTCTGGTTCCGCGTCCCTTTCTCCGCCGCTTCGGCGAGCCGAAACGTAGTCCATCCCTCGCAGACCTCTTCGGAGAAATTCCGAACGATCGTGATggaaacgtcgccgccgccgccgccgccgccgccgccgccgccgtcgccgccgccgccgagtcGAGTTCGTCGCGTGCCGCCGAACATGCCGTCCGCTTGCGTgacgcgagcgacgaagtatctcgaagagaaacagcGCGTGCGGCACATCAAGGCAAAGAGTCGCGCCGTCAAGTACGGATACCATCAGCGGTCTCTTATCCCCATCGACGCACCGCcgctctcgccgccgtcgcaacCGCCGCAACCGCCGCAACCGTCGCAGCCGCTGCAACAAAACGCGACCGTAGATTCGTACGGAATACCGACAACAAGCGCAGTCGACACGTCTCG TCGTAAGGCGCACGAGGAGGGAATTTACACGTTGCCGCTGGGGACGAATTTCGTGAATGCGCTCAAAGTCGCAccgccgtcggcgccgcCCGCGCTCGTCAAATTCAATCGGCGTCATCGCGGAGTCGGAAAA gTTCGCGTTCTTTTACGTCTAGCGAAGAATAACACCGAATCGGCGCAGTTCTTGGACGTGAACGATCGCAAGAAACAA ATAACGATATCCGATCCGACCGCTCCGATTCTCACGcaatttcgacgaaaacACGTTCGCTCGGTCGCGCCGAAAACGTTCGCTTTCGATTCCATAATGacgagcgacgcgacgcAA ACGGACATGTGCAACGCGTCTCTCGTCGAAGTGATTCATTCCGTTCTGAGCGGCACGGACGGCTGCATCGCCTGTTACGGCCAAGCGAGGCTAG GTAAGAGTTCCATCATGGTTGGCTTTGACGATTGTCCGGATCGGCTTGGCATCGTTCCAACGAGCATTTCGTGGCTATTCAAGCTGATCGAGCATCAGAGGCAGAA AACGAAATGTCATTTCGCTGTGAGCGTCTCCGCTCTCGAGGTCAATAGTCTCATTGATCAAGTGCAAGATTTGCTGCTTGATCATCGCGTCGGGCCTCCGGTGTCTTGGAACGGCGTCGATAGCGGTCCGGGGGGATTAGAG AACTTGAATCAGACGCTTCTAAACGTGATTTCACCGGAGGGAGCGGCCTATTATTTGGATTGCGCCCTCCACGCGTCGCGACAGA TCAAGGGCATTGACTCGGACGATGAACAGAGGAAAATTCTAGCTAAATTCAGTCACTTTTGCTTCACGGTGCACCTGCGACAGAAAGTAAAAGAGTCAAGCGGACGAG CTGTTGTATTGAGCTCTCGGCTGTATTTGATTGACTTGGCAAGCTGCGAAAAACCTCCGGGATTGTCAGCGCAAATTTTCCCCAAAATGAAAGACGGCACTTCCGTGACGTCTCTCCTATCCCTGGGAAATATTCTCATGGCCGTCGCAAATGGCGAAAAGCGACTTACACACAA GGAGAGCAAATTGACTCAGTTGCTTCAAGAATCCCTTGGCAATCCATCGTGCCGAACAAACATCATAGTCCACGTATCGAGCCTTCCTCAACACTACCAGGACACGCTCGCCGTCGTGCAACTCTCATCGCGAATCCACAAGatgagaaaacgacgcaGCAGA TTCTccggaacgtcgtcgtcgggcgGCGAATCGTCCTCCGAAGAatcgcatcgtcgtcgctatcgCTGGCGTCCCCTCGGCGGTCGCCGTCACCGCAATTTGAGCACGGGTACGAATAGTTCGTCAGACGGAAATGGCAACGGAAAAATAGCCGGCCCTCCtccgtcgcgcgacgtcatATCACCGGACGAGTCGGACTATCTCCGAACGCGTCCTCTTCTCTCCGACATACCGGACTCCTCATGGACAAGCGATTCGGACAAGGAAAAGGAGCAAAACCTCGTTGCCAAGGCAACCGGCGACGAGACCGTCGAAACAGGCGACACGGCGATCTACGTAGGCGGCGGCAAGGAAACGGAGGGAGAAGGGCCGCcgggtgacgacgacgacgacgacgacgacgacgcacaTCGAGCTGAAGCGTACGTCCAAGACGGCCCCTCGGtggaaaagaaaggcaacgacgacgaggacgacgtctttctttcgcCGCGTCACGAACGCGAGCTCACGGCGTACATCGAGAAACTTCTCAAGGAGAGCCCGtccgttccgccgccgtttccCTCGATGCGCTCCCACACGACGAGCCTGCGACTTCccacggcgacggcgacggcaaatcgtccgcgaacgacgtcggaaCGATTTCAAGATTCCgccaacggcggcggcggcgcggaaTCGCGACCGCCGTCCGTGGCGTTGCAAAGCTGGCGACCACTTcaagcgtcgtcgagcgattttctcacgcccggcggcggcggcggaggcggaggcggcgttggtcgattgacgtcgcttctcggtcgtcttctcgctctcgACACCGGCGGCGGTTTCGCTCCTATTACTCTATCGCCGGCCGATTCGGCGGCGATGGTcgttgccgctgccgccgcgacttccggcggcggcaacggaaATAGCGACATTCTCCCAAtgcggacgtcgtcgttcaagcATTGCAAAAGCGAAGTCGGTACGGCGTCGAGTgccgtcgcgccgccgaggcttctcgccgccgccttgaAGCGGGTCAAACCAACTTTCGGTCCCTATACGTTTGATAATCTGAGTCCCGAGACGTTGGACGAGAGGTATGGAGAACACGGGAGTCCCATGCGTTCCGTAGGCAAGTcctttccgccgccgcttccgcgcGTTGAATCTAGTGCACCCCCGCCACCGCCGCAATCAGCTccaccaccgccaccgcGCTCCCCAGTGAAAAAACgcccgccgcctccgccacaggaaccgccgccgccgccgcctgcgCGAAGGCGATCTGCGACGATGACGCAATTGGAACGGCCGCGTTCGCTTGTACAGCAACGATCTATGCCGGCGGCATTGGGGAAAGAACGGGGCAGTGGCCGCGGGTCGTCGTGGGTCAAATCGAGAGCGTCTTCGGTGTGCGAGTCGACGGCGGAGAGCGATCACACGTGGCGGTCGTCAACGCAGCTTTTGAGGAAATCGCCGAGGGGACGAGTTAAAGGGAAgaggaatcgacgacgacctGCTTCGGAGGTAATCAGGGTCTCCAATGGCGGAGGAGAGGAAGTGGAGGACGCGGAGAAGGAGATAGGGGTGGATGCATTGGGAGTGAAGAacaagaaattgaagaagaagaaaggatcGTGGCCAG CTCGTTTGCTAAGGAAGATCTTTAAAAGAAAGTCAAGCGGTTCTAAAGGAGTTTCAAATCCCGCGCACAAT ATTGACGAGGATCCATTTGCTGAGTCTCTGGCTGTTCGTGAAGCTCGTCTGCATCCAATAAAGCCAAAGCCGCGTTCTTCTAAAAATTCGCTCACTTTAGTATAA
- the LOC136199117 gene encoding kinesin-like protein KIF26A isoform X2, which yields METSPPPPPPPPPPPSPPPPSRVRRVPPNMPSACVTRATKYLEEKQRVRHIKAKSRAVKYGYHQRSLIPIDAPPLSPPSQPPQPPQPSQPLQQNATVDSYGIPTTSAVDTSRRKAHEEGIYTLPLGTNFVNALKVAPPSAPPALVKFNRRHRGVGKVRVLLRLAKNNTESAQFLDVNDRKKQITISDPTAPILTQFRRKHVRSVAPKTFAFDSIMTSDATQTDMCNASLVEVIHSVLSGTDGCIACYGQARLGKSSIMVGFDDCPDRLGIVPTSISWLFKLIEHQRQKTKCHFAVSVSALEVNSLIDQVQDLLLDHRVGPPVSWNGVDSGPGGLENLNQTLLNVISPEGAAYYLDCALHASRQIKGIDSDDEQRKILAKFSHFCFTVHLRQKVKESSGRAVVLSSRLYLIDLASCEKPPGLSAQIFPKMKDGTSVTSLLSLGNILMAVANGEKRLTHKESKLTQLLQESLGNPSCRTNIIVHVSSLPQHYQDTLAVVQLSSRIHKMRKRRSRFSGTSSSGGESSSEESHRRRYRWRPLGGRRHRNLSTGTNSSSDGNGNGKIAGPPPSRDVISPDESDYLRTRPLLSDIPDSSWTSDSDKEKEQNLVAKATGDETVETGDTAIYVGGGKETEGEGPPGDDDDDDDDDAHRAEAYVQDGPSVEKKGNDDEDDVFLSPRHERELTAYIEKLLKESPSVPPPFPSMRSHTTSLRLPTATATANRPRTTSERFQDSANGGGGAESRPPSVALQSWRPLQASSSDFLTPGGGGGGGGGVGRLTSLLGRLLALDTGGGFAPITLSPADSAAMVVAAAAATSGGGNGNSDILPMRTSSFKHCKSEVGTASSAVAPPRLLAAALKRVKPTFGPYTFDNLSPETLDERYGEHGSPMRSVGKSFPPPLPRVESSAPPPPPQSAPPPPPRSPVKKRPPPPPQEPPPPPPARRRSATMTQLERPRSLVQQRSMPAALGKERGSGRGSSWVKSRASSVCESTAESDHTWRSSTQLLRKSPRGRVKGKRNRRRPASEVIRVSNGGGEEVEDAEKEIGVDALGVKNKKLKKKKGSWPARLLRKIFKRKSSGSKGVSNPAHNIDEDPFAESLAVREARLHPIKPKPRSSKNSLTLV from the exons ATggaaacgtcgccgccgccgccgccgccgccgccgccgccgccgtcgccgccgccgccgagtcGAGTTCGTCGCGTGCCGCCGAACATGCCGTCCGCTTGCGTgacgcgagcgacgaagtatctcgaagagaaacagcGCGTGCGGCACATCAAGGCAAAGAGTCGCGCCGTCAAGTACGGATACCATCAGCGGTCTCTTATCCCCATCGACGCACCGCcgctctcgccgccgtcgcaacCGCCGCAACCGCCGCAACCGTCGCAGCCGCTGCAACAAAACGCGACCGTAGATTCGTACGGAATACCGACAACAAGCGCAGTCGACACGTCTCG TCGTAAGGCGCACGAGGAGGGAATTTACACGTTGCCGCTGGGGACGAATTTCGTGAATGCGCTCAAAGTCGCAccgccgtcggcgccgcCCGCGCTCGTCAAATTCAATCGGCGTCATCGCGGAGTCGGAAAA gTTCGCGTTCTTTTACGTCTAGCGAAGAATAACACCGAATCGGCGCAGTTCTTGGACGTGAACGATCGCAAGAAACAA ATAACGATATCCGATCCGACCGCTCCGATTCTCACGcaatttcgacgaaaacACGTTCGCTCGGTCGCGCCGAAAACGTTCGCTTTCGATTCCATAATGacgagcgacgcgacgcAA ACGGACATGTGCAACGCGTCTCTCGTCGAAGTGATTCATTCCGTTCTGAGCGGCACGGACGGCTGCATCGCCTGTTACGGCCAAGCGAGGCTAG GTAAGAGTTCCATCATGGTTGGCTTTGACGATTGTCCGGATCGGCTTGGCATCGTTCCAACGAGCATTTCGTGGCTATTCAAGCTGATCGAGCATCAGAGGCAGAA AACGAAATGTCATTTCGCTGTGAGCGTCTCCGCTCTCGAGGTCAATAGTCTCATTGATCAAGTGCAAGATTTGCTGCTTGATCATCGCGTCGGGCCTCCGGTGTCTTGGAACGGCGTCGATAGCGGTCCGGGGGGATTAGAG AACTTGAATCAGACGCTTCTAAACGTGATTTCACCGGAGGGAGCGGCCTATTATTTGGATTGCGCCCTCCACGCGTCGCGACAGA TCAAGGGCATTGACTCGGACGATGAACAGAGGAAAATTCTAGCTAAATTCAGTCACTTTTGCTTCACGGTGCACCTGCGACAGAAAGTAAAAGAGTCAAGCGGACGAG CTGTTGTATTGAGCTCTCGGCTGTATTTGATTGACTTGGCAAGCTGCGAAAAACCTCCGGGATTGTCAGCGCAAATTTTCCCCAAAATGAAAGACGGCACTTCCGTGACGTCTCTCCTATCCCTGGGAAATATTCTCATGGCCGTCGCAAATGGCGAAAAGCGACTTACACACAA GGAGAGCAAATTGACTCAGTTGCTTCAAGAATCCCTTGGCAATCCATCGTGCCGAACAAACATCATAGTCCACGTATCGAGCCTTCCTCAACACTACCAGGACACGCTCGCCGTCGTGCAACTCTCATCGCGAATCCACAAGatgagaaaacgacgcaGCAGA TTCTccggaacgtcgtcgtcgggcgGCGAATCGTCCTCCGAAGAatcgcatcgtcgtcgctatcgCTGGCGTCCCCTCGGCGGTCGCCGTCACCGCAATTTGAGCACGGGTACGAATAGTTCGTCAGACGGAAATGGCAACGGAAAAATAGCCGGCCCTCCtccgtcgcgcgacgtcatATCACCGGACGAGTCGGACTATCTCCGAACGCGTCCTCTTCTCTCCGACATACCGGACTCCTCATGGACAAGCGATTCGGACAAGGAAAAGGAGCAAAACCTCGTTGCCAAGGCAACCGGCGACGAGACCGTCGAAACAGGCGACACGGCGATCTACGTAGGCGGCGGCAAGGAAACGGAGGGAGAAGGGCCGCcgggtgacgacgacgacgacgacgacgacgacgcacaTCGAGCTGAAGCGTACGTCCAAGACGGCCCCTCGGtggaaaagaaaggcaacgacgacgaggacgacgtctttctttcgcCGCGTCACGAACGCGAGCTCACGGCGTACATCGAGAAACTTCTCAAGGAGAGCCCGtccgttccgccgccgtttccCTCGATGCGCTCCCACACGACGAGCCTGCGACTTCccacggcgacggcgacggcaaatcgtccgcgaacgacgtcggaaCGATTTCAAGATTCCgccaacggcggcggcggcgcggaaTCGCGACCGCCGTCCGTGGCGTTGCAAAGCTGGCGACCACTTcaagcgtcgtcgagcgattttctcacgcccggcggcggcggcggaggcggaggcggcgttggtcgattgacgtcgcttctcggtcgtcttctcgctctcgACACCGGCGGCGGTTTCGCTCCTATTACTCTATCGCCGGCCGATTCGGCGGCGATGGTcgttgccgctgccgccgcgacttccggcggcggcaacggaaATAGCGACATTCTCCCAAtgcggacgtcgtcgttcaagcATTGCAAAAGCGAAGTCGGTACGGCGTCGAGTgccgtcgcgccgccgaggcttctcgccgccgccttgaAGCGGGTCAAACCAACTTTCGGTCCCTATACGTTTGATAATCTGAGTCCCGAGACGTTGGACGAGAGGTATGGAGAACACGGGAGTCCCATGCGTTCCGTAGGCAAGTcctttccgccgccgcttccgcgcGTTGAATCTAGTGCACCCCCGCCACCGCCGCAATCAGCTccaccaccgccaccgcGCTCCCCAGTGAAAAAACgcccgccgcctccgccacaggaaccgccgccgccgccgcctgcgCGAAGGCGATCTGCGACGATGACGCAATTGGAACGGCCGCGTTCGCTTGTACAGCAACGATCTATGCCGGCGGCATTGGGGAAAGAACGGGGCAGTGGCCGCGGGTCGTCGTGGGTCAAATCGAGAGCGTCTTCGGTGTGCGAGTCGACGGCGGAGAGCGATCACACGTGGCGGTCGTCAACGCAGCTTTTGAGGAAATCGCCGAGGGGACGAGTTAAAGGGAAgaggaatcgacgacgacctGCTTCGGAGGTAATCAGGGTCTCCAATGGCGGAGGAGAGGAAGTGGAGGACGCGGAGAAGGAGATAGGGGTGGATGCATTGGGAGTGAAGAacaagaaattgaagaagaagaaaggatcGTGGCCAG CTCGTTTGCTAAGGAAGATCTTTAAAAGAAAGTCAAGCGGTTCTAAAGGAGTTTCAAATCCCGCGCACAAT ATTGACGAGGATCCATTTGCTGAGTCTCTGGCTGTTCGTGAAGCTCGTCTGCATCCAATAAAGCCAAAGCCGCGTTCTTCTAAAAATTCGCTCACTTTAGTATAA
- the LOC136199120 gene encoding vam6/Vps39-like protein, translated as MSDAFDCIAVVEKLPIQIESIATFGSTLLVGTRKGHLILYEVANSDDPTGKHKVTLKKTNKNFATKPIVQLTVVEELNIIISLSDSIVSVHDLDTFGLRFRLTKTQGAVVFNADLKVHRPRGAPVPKYQLRLAVSVRRRIELFEWRDNTFQDLLFDLNLPDTAKTIAWCSDSIAVGFRKEYCIIKTQTGKLIELFPTGKNDPLVSSLPNGRLALVKDEMSVIVNSDGKPTQKHATMWSESPSVMEYYKPYMIAILSPSAGLVEIRTIDPKHLVQTISVTLPKYLAIGRAIYIASSHTIWRLVPKSLQAQIEQFMVANQYELSLQLAEMIEDDDSGVDKEDYVQEIQYKFALHLFAQHRFEDSLKRFAGLDTDPREVIGLFPSLLPKAAVQKQSEFRAPVLAGQELEKGYLALIEYLLDKRHMLGKMKDTELDAERAQHQRTMNEIIDTTLLKCYVQVNERLVGPLLKHHDNNCHLQESERTLTKFEKWSELVLLYSSKKEHGKALKLLLEKAHSKSGPLSGPSRTIEYLQSLGPEHLDLIFEYSKWILQKYPSEGLKIFIVRNEDPRSKAEPLPVDKVVAYLKDFNREIAIRYLEHVINDWKDQRSELHNNLILLYLAEAKGGGRKAEEFRRQLMVFLEKSECYKAAPLIKDFPRDYLLERALLLGKLGRHEAALRIYALELKDESKAEEYCRRKYRQGSASEDVYLALFRMYLGLENDDSSVSVGEPNIIAALQVLTKHHQYIDTPKALAVLPKETELKKVRSFLEKVIEQQAMQWRHGQVLKSLRHAELLQVHQQRMQIESSRVLVTDEHLCSSCRKRLQTSAFARHPDGTIEHYWCYEKKLKDSTAK; from the exons ATGTCCGACGCGTTTGACtgcatcgccgtcgtcgaaaagctACCCATTCAAATTGAATCTATTGCTACCTTCG GCTCGACGCTTCTCGTTGGCACGCGAAAAGGGCACCTAATACTTTACGAAGTTGCAAACTCAGACG ATCCGACTGGTAAGCACAAGGTTACTCTGAAGAAGACCAATAAGAATTTCGCCACGAAGCCTATTGTTCAG CTTACTGTTGTCGAAGAACTCAACATCATTATTAGTCTGTCTG ACAGCATTGTGAGTGTGCATGATTTGGATACGTTTGGGCTGCGATTTCGACTGACAAAGACGCAAGGCGCTGTCGTATTCAACGCTGATTTGAAG GTTCACCGGCCTCGTGGTGCTCCCGTTCCCAAATACCAGCTCCGATTGGCTGTGTccgttcgacgaagaataGAG CTATTTGAATGGCGAGACAATACTTTTCAAGATCTCCTC TTTGATTTGAATCTTCCGGATACTGCTAAGACCATTGCCTGGTGCAGTGACTCCATAGCGGTTGGCTTCAGAAAGGAATACTGCATAATAAAG ACTCAAACGGGAAAACTGATTGAGCTATTTCCAACGGGAAAGAATGATCCTTTGGTGTCGTCATTGCCCAATGGAAGACTGGCACTGG TAAAGGATGAGATGAGCGTGATCGTGAATTCAGACGGCAAACCGACGCAGAAACACGCGACGATGTGGTCCGAGTCTCCATCCGTCATGG AATATTACAAGCCTTACATGATAGCCATTCTCTCGCCTTC TGCTGGTTTGGTTGAAATCAGAACGATCGATCCAAAGCATCTAGTTCAAACGATTTCAGTAACTTTGCCCAAATACTTGGCTATAGGGCG AGCCATCTACATAGCTTCGTCACACACCATATGGCGACTTGTACCCAAGTCTTTACAAGCGCAAATCGAACAATTCATGGTGGCGAATCAATATGAGCTATCACTGCAACTTGCA GAAATGATTGAGGACGACGATAGCGGAGTGGATAAGGAAGACTACGTTCAGGAAATTCAATACAAATTCGCTCTTCACCTATTCGCCCAACACCGATTCGAAGACTCGCTCAAACGCTTTGCTGGCCTCGATACCG ATCCTCGCGAAGTGATTGGACTCTTTCCATCGCTTCTGCCCAAAGCGGCTGTTCAGAAGCAGTCGGAGTTTCGAGCGCCTGTCCTGGCTGGACAGGAGCTCGAGAAAGGATATCTGGCGCTCATTGAATATCTACTCGATAAGCGACACATGCTAGGAAAAATGAAAG ATACGGAATTGGATGCAGAACGCGCTCAACATCAACGAACAATGAACGAAATAATTGACACGACTCTACTCAAATGCTACGTTCAG GTGAACGAACGTCTCGTCGGACCCCTCTTGAAGCATCACGACAACAACTGTCACCTTCAAGAGTCTGAACGCACTCTgacgaaattcgaaaagtGGAGCGAGCTCGTTCTTCTCTACTCGAGCAAGAAGGAGCACGGAAAAG CACTCAAGCTTCTCCTTGAGAAAGCGCACTCTAAGTCGGGTCCTCTATCGGGTCCCTCACGAACGATTGAGTACTTGCAGAGTCTAG GGCCTGAGCATTTGGACCTTATATTTGAGTACTCGAAATGGATACTGCAGAAATATCCGTCTGAGGGTCTCAAA ATATTCATTGTTCGAAACGAGGATCCCAGATCGAAAGCCGAACCCTTGCCTGTCGATAAAGTCGTCGCCTATTTGAAGGATTTTAATCGGGAAATTGCTATAAGATACTTG GAACACGTTATTAACGACTGGAAAGACCAGAGGTCCGAACTTCACAACAATCTTATTCTTCTCTACCTCGCGGAAGCCAAAGGCGGGGGTCGAA AGGCGGAAGAATTTCGCCGGCAACTGATGGTATTTCTCGAAAAATCGGAATGTTATAAAGCGGCCCCCCTAATAAAAGACTTCCCCAGAg ACTATCTCCTTGAACGTGCCCTGCTCTTAGGGAAGCTAGGTCGACACGAAGCGGCTTTGCGTATATACGCCTTAGAGTTAAAAGACGAAAGCAAAGCGGAAGA ATACTGCAGACGGAAATACCGGCAGGGAAGCGCATCCGAAGAt GTTTATTTGGCTCTCTTTCGGATGTACTTGGGTCttgagaacgacgactccTCCGTAAGTGTTGGCGAGCCAAACATTATAGCGGCCCTGCAAGTGCTAACAAAACACCACCAATACATTGACACGCCAAAA GCTCTGGCCGTGCTGCCCAAGGAGACCGAACTGAAAAAGGTGCGGTCGTTCTTGGAAAAAGTCATTGAGCAGCAGGCAATGCAGTGGCGACACGGCCAAGTGCTGAAGAGTCTCAGGCACGCCGAGCTACTTCAG GTCCATCAACAGCGCATGCAAATTGAGAGTAGTCGCGTTCTCGTCACAGACGAGCATCTTTGCAGTTCGTGCAGGAAACGGCTACAAACGAG CGCATTCGCGAGACACCCAGACGGCACGATCGAGCATTATTGGTGCTACGAGAAGAAACTCAAAGACTCCACTGCGAAATAG